The nucleotide sequence GTATGTATTCAATGAAGAAGCTATGCGCCAATATTTAAGCCACAAAGTTATCAAGCACATTACAGATGCTATTCTGCACGGTACAAAAATAGACCGAAAATTCGCTGATGAAATTGCCAAAGGAATGAAAGAATGGGCTATTAGCAAAGGAGTTACACACTACGCACATTGGTTTCAACCTTTGACAGGCAGCACAGCTGAAAAACATGAGTCCTTCTTAAAAATAGAAGAAGGAAAACCTATACACGAATTCAAAGGTAGCGAGCTGATTCAACAAGAACCCGATGCATCTAGCTTTCCAAGTGGAGGTATCCGCAATACGTTTGAAGCCCGAGGTTACACAGCTTGGGACCCCTCTTCCCCTGCTTTTATCGTAGAAAACGGTGATGGTGCAGGTAAAACTTTGTGTATCCCTACTATTTTCATCTCTTACACAGGTGAAGCTTTAGACTACAAAACCCCTTTCTTGCGTTCTTTACACTTGCTAGAAACTAATGCGTTAGCTGTATACCACTACTTTGACAAAGATGCCAAAAAGGTAACGGCTACGCTTGGCATTGAACAAGAATACTTTTTGATTGATAAAGCTTTTTATTATGCTCGCCCTGATTTGATGATGTGCGGTAGAACCTTAGTAGGGCGCGAACCCAGTCGCGGACAACAATTAGAAGACCATTATTTTGGTTCTATCCCTGCGCGCGTATTTGCATATATGGTAGAAGTAGAACAGGAAGCCCTTAAACTCGGAATACCCCTCAAAACTCGCCATAATGAAGTTGCCCCCTCACAATTTGAATGCGCTCCTACCTTTGAGGAAGCCAACCTAGCCATTAACCACAATCAAATTTTAATGGAACTGATGAAACGCATAGCCGATAAACATGACTTTCATGTCATTTTTCACGAAAAACCTTTTGCTAAAATTAACGGTTCAGGTAAGCATAGCAATTGGTCAATGACCACAGATACAGGAAAAAATTTGCTCTCCCCTGGAAAAAACCCCAAAGAAAACTTAGCTTTTTTGACTTTTTTTGTCAATACTATTAAGGCTGTTTATGAACACAACGCACTTTTACGGGCAAGTATAGCTTCCGCAGAAAATGACTATCGGTTAGGTGCAAATGAAGCGCCCCCTGCTATTATATCTGTTTTTATTGGTTCGCAACTGACCCAAATTCTCAATGAAATTGTAGAAGGTAAAGAAGGTACAGAATCCCTCAAACAAGAAATAGACCTTAAACTCAAAAAAATTCCTGAAATTTTAATAGATAACACAGACCGCAATCGTACTTCACCTTTTGCTTTTACAGGAAATAAATTTGAGTTCAGGGCAGTAGGGGCTAGTGCGAATTGCAGCGCTGCCATCACTATTCTCAATACTATTGTGGCTCATCAATTAGCGCAGTTCAAAAAAGAAGTAGATGCTCACATTCAAAACGGTATGAAAAAAGATGAAGCCATTATCACTGTGCTTAAAGAATATATCCGTACAGCACAGCCCA is from Bacteroidia bacterium and encodes:
- a CDS encoding glutamine synthetase III, which gives rise to MNTLRFQALTKVNERKPKPISTNGTEKFGEYVFNEEAMRQYLSHKVIKHITDAILHGTKIDRKFADEIAKGMKEWAISKGVTHYAHWFQPLTGSTAEKHESFLKIEEGKPIHEFKGSELIQQEPDASSFPSGGIRNTFEARGYTAWDPSSPAFIVENGDGAGKTLCIPTIFISYTGEALDYKTPFLRSLHLLETNALAVYHYFDKDAKKVTATLGIEQEYFLIDKAFYYARPDLMMCGRTLVGREPSRGQQLEDHYFGSIPARVFAYMVEVEQEALKLGIPLKTRHNEVAPSQFECAPTFEEANLAINHNQILMELMKRIADKHDFHVIFHEKPFAKINGSGKHSNWSMTTDTGKNLLSPGKNPKENLAFLTFFVNTIKAVYEHNALLRASIASAENDYRLGANEAPPAIISVFIGSQLTQILNEIVEGKEGTESLKQEIDLKLKKIPEILIDNTDRNRTSPFAFTGNKFEFRAVGASANCSAAITILNTIVAHQLAQFKKEVDAHIQNGMKKDEAIITVLKEYIRTAQPILFEGNGYSQEWVEEAERRGLFHVKTTPHALKAYISEKSRKLFEETHVLSPKELEAHYEVFLERYTKKIQIESRVLGELVLNQIIPTAVAYQQKLA